The Amycolatopsis sp. NBC_01480 genome segment TCGACGGTCAGGTCCGTGGTCTCCAGCAGCTCCTTGGCCCGGCCGATGCGCTGCTGGTGCAGCCAGGTCAACGGCGTCACCGAAGTCTGTTCCAGGAACAGCCGGTGGAAGTGCCGCGGGGACAGGTGCGCCTTCGCCGCCATCCGGGCCACCGTGACGGGTTCGTCCAAATGGGACAGCATCCACTGCTGCGCGGCGGCCAGCGCGTCGTCGCCCGGTGGCACTGCCGGGGTCTCGATGAACTGCGCCTGCTCGCCTTCGCGGCGGGGCGTCGCCAGGATCCGGCGGGCCACGTGGTTGGCGACCGAGGCCCCGAGGTCCTTGCGCAGGATGTGCAGCGCCAGGTCGACGCCCGCGGTCACGCCGCCCGAAGTCAGCACGGAACCGTTGTCCACGAACAACGCCGCGGGGTCCACCGTCACCTTCGGGTACTGGCGGGCGAGGGCGTCGCACAGGGACCAGTGAGTGGTCACTTTCAGGCCCTCGAGCAGGCCCGCCTGCGCGAGGGCGAACGTGCCGGAGCAGATCGACACCATCCGCGCGCCCCGGTCCGCCGCCGCCTTCAGCGCGCCGACGGTCATCTGGTCCAGTCCACCGGCCGCCGCCCCGCCGTAACCGGGCACGATCACGGTCTGCGCCTTGCGGAGCAGGTCCAAACCACCATCGGGGACCACGCTCATGCCACCGGCGACGCCGGCTGGGGCGCCGTCCACCGTCGCGGTCGTGACGTCGTAGAACTC includes the following:
- a CDS encoding GlxA family transcriptional regulator, producing MSKHRVAVVLLEQVLPLDFAIPMHVFAREAPEFYDVTTATVDGAPAGVAGGMSVVPDGGLDLLRKAQTVIVPGYGGAAAGGLDQMTVGALKAAADRGARMVSICSGTFALAQAGLLEGLKVTTHWSLCDALARQYPKVTVDPAALFVDNGSVLTSGGVTAGVDLALHILRKDLGASVANHVARRILATPRREGEQAQFIETPAVPPGDDALAAAQQWMLSHLDEPVTVARMAAKAHLSPRHFHRLFLEQTSVTPLTWLHQQRIGRAKELLETTDLTVEEIATRVGLGTPANLRQHFRRATSLSPMRYRQLFPGAKAAS